The Hydra vulgaris chromosome 14, alternate assembly HydraT2T_AEP genome includes the window taaaaaaaaatatatataaaatatcactgatgattttaataatttacctAGTGATTATATTAATTACGAAATTTCATTTCTTGTTGTCTTTTAtccttaagcaatttttttttttttttacttttttattttttattaaacattttagcaaTTGTTTTCAAcacttcttaaaaaataaaaaaataaaaaaaaactattttttttttctaattatattagttattttcgattttcatttctatttgttattttatatatatttttacgttACGCTAATGTAgaatttattgctattttttttttttttaaatggggctcggcgataaggctGAATacgccttcttcttgctccagccaataGTTATGTATttgcaatgtaaacatttttaaacggcaaaattaataattataaaaaaaaaaaaaacagaattacTAGCTTAGTTTGGATGTACTTTTGTATGGTGCAGTTTTCGActtaaaagtattcaaaatttttaaaaaatctttttttaaatttttgttcagAGAAAAGTTATTTGGTGTAAAGAACACCacataattaagtttttgaataatgCTTGTAATATTTCCAATGAGGCAAATGTATTATCTGGCCGCGTAGGCATCAATTCAATCatagaaaatattgaaaaaatttttggtaaaaaatggTAAATTACATTGCCGCTTTTGTTTCAGAATGTAATAACTTTCAAAAAGCTGAAAGAAGGAACCTTCAAGCGAAAACATTATTACCAATCGTTTCAGTTCAAAAAGTTAACATAAATCGAGTCAAATCAATAATAAACAAGTTATTATTGATTTGACTCGATTGCCATTAGTAAtatgttattttcaaaaattttgaatttttttaagttaaaaactgCACCACACAACAAAAGTACACGCCAAATTAAGCTAGTATAACATAATTGGTAACATAAAATGAATATAAGTAGTATAaacaactataaatatataagctgtttaCTTAGATTTACCAAGATGACACAactcattattattaattatgaaTAGCTTTGTTTTTCTTCGAAAATTCGATTTATCAACACCATTTACTAATAGCTGTCTTtggattattttttcttttaaaaaaatacaaacctcaACTAATTCAGTATGCGGTGTTAAATTCTTATTAATACAACgcatttaaaaatctaaaagagaaaattttaatgttattcatTTGAAATGGAATCGCTTCTTTATTGCTTTTCAAGAAACCAGAATTTTTATAGCGATTAAAAGTTATGACAAAGTACAAAGCGGTCGCAAAATAAAATACGCGTTGCCGCCAAATGCACGTTAGCCGCAAAATACATGTTTACTGCAAAATATTCTAGGGGATAAATACCTGATGATGACCGTAAATgttttatgagatttttaccGGGGAGTAGTAAAGATTTCATAGCAGACTGGAAATTTcaacaagtaaaaaaatctcCATTGTATAATATTTGATTCGACGAATGCGCATTttccattttcaaaaaaagcaaaaaaaaaaattttgattattggaaaaaattcaattcaaaccgatattaatttctaaaatttttaatgagcATTTAAGAATATTGGGTTTGTCaagaatttttaacaatatctaATGAGTAAAATTGTTATGGTTGAAAAGTAACAGTTTTTATTCAACTGATGAGCGAtttgttcaaaagtttaaactttGATCCCATTAAAAACtgacaatttatttttctattaattttcgtggaaaagattttttaaccaATAGCATGGACataaaatttccaaattttaactcttgttttgaatataaaacttcaaattttgttgatagttataaaaaaaacaaccactCTGacaaaatcataatttttttaaatagtcagtttggcattaaatttcatataaaacgCAATTTTGATgtcaatttttcaatatttgaatccaattaatctttaaattgcttgttgatttaaaaacaaacttttttaaaataacaagaaatttaaagattgaattttttgttaatgaaaatTTTGCCCCTTTGACTTTAACTTCAGGCGGCTGGAGGCAAAAATTTCACCTCTAGTTTAGCGGCTGCAGCCAACTGGGAGGCAGAAACCACTGGGGGCAGCCTCAAAATCAACTTGCCTCCGAAATATCTTTTGACAATTACCATCAATGGCTTTTGCCTCCCGATTGGCGGTGGCCTCCAAAACATTCTGCCTCTATAAAAAAGTTCTGGCGGCAGAAGTTAATTGGGAGACCGAAACCATTGGAGGCGGTCTCCAAATCATCTTGCTTCTAAAAAATGTTCTGACGGCAGCCGTCATTGGTTTCTGCCTCCCGATTGGCGGCAGTCTCCAAAACATTCTGCCTCCAAATAAAGCTTCCGGTTGCGGCCGCCAAACGGGAAGCGGAAGCCACTGTAGACAATTTTCAAATCACCTTGCCTCCAAAGTATCTTCTGACGGCGGCTGCCAGTGGCTTTCACCTCCCAATTGGCGGTGGCATCCAAAAAATTCTGCCTCTAATACAAAGTTCTAATGGCGGCCTCCAATTGGGAGGTGGAAGCATCTAGATGTGGAAGCCAGAACATTCTGCaggcaaaaaaagttttgggaAGCGGCCGCTAATAGCTGCGGAAGAAACGTGAAGGCAAGAAGATTTCTGTCGTTTATCATCTCTGGATCTACTTATTTAAAGTGACAACGGAGTAAAGAGAAGACTAAAAATGACGCAAACAACTGatgtaattgttttaaatatatattgtttgtttttgtttttacaagcTTTTcgcttttccttttttttttttgcgactttaaaataagatatcttGTGATTTAGAAAAACCTTTTGGCTGAAAATTTCAGTACATGTTCCTTAATAATAAAGATTTCGGAGgtactaaaataattaactaagaataattttacaacttttaaaacccTAAGCAcctgttttttaaatgtatagtttgttatttttttttaatattgtgtccagattgagatttttttaatatttttcttttgttttagtAGAAAAGAATGATAAtattataaagaagttttaattaaaagactATTGAGTTTCGAAAAAAATTGATCAAGTAACagtgttttgaattttttcagatttgCCCCCTTTTTAACActgattttgataaaatttctcttaaatataaaatctgtcttaaatattaaatacataaatataaactttaagtaaatttacatataatttgtttatcaaatttttagttttatatatcaTCAAAagcaaagtaaaatatatatgaatcaCTGGAATTGCCacctaaacaaaattttcaagctTTTGTGAGAAAACCGGTTTATAGCCTAAAAAAGCCCCGCAAAGGCTTAGAACCCAGACCTTATTTTTGGAACCAGTTGACAAACATGAATAATTTTGGTAGGTTGAATGTGcatacatataataaataactcCTAAAGATTTCAACACAATCAGACAAACTAATCACAAGATATTTATCGCAGCGTGCAAAAAACTCATATATTgagaaaaacaataattaagatttttagtgaaaaataattttttttatatataaaaaggtcaaaaaagtattgaaaaacaaaacgTCTTGACCGTTattaaaaacatagaaaaaagaaaaatttgaaaactttaatatttgaaaaacatttaaacaaaatagaattattcaatcaatcataaaaagcttaaatattaaaagacaaTAACGACGTTACAAAATACAATAGCTAAAATCTAAAACACTCATGCTTCATAAGATGCACCTTCACTTACATTTACTATatcagtaaaactttttttgttgtgcATAAAGCAGCtttcttctttgttttattaagtCAATCGACTTCTTTTCTATCATCTTTATTCTTTCTTGGTCTATTTTGATACAATACTGAGTAGCAAATGTACCTGgtgtaacatttaaatattcaaatatgtTCAATATATCATAAATACCATCATTAAATGAAATTACTGCAGATGCAACACTTATTTCTAAAGTGGCACGGCAAACAAAAATCTCTTTAGGACAACGCTTCTAAATGATAGCATAAATGGACTCGTTTGAGTTTTGAGTTTTGCCATGTAAACATCTACTAAGAAGCTTATTATCACTAAGGTCAAGAAAAGTGGGTTTAATTTTATCCCTAATAACAGTTTGTATTCCagttttttcttaagtttttatgttattgattTTATCACACTGATATCTACACTAAAAGTCATTAGTTTGAAGACACATATTGTTATGTACGCGGAAATAGCGATTTACGGAGCCGaattttgtgttaaaattttgtgactcgctatttttattttttttttaggtagttTAAGGCAAACGTATTTttgaggagttttttttttagaaacatatatacacaagtAAATTTTTGGAAGAAGAGTTAagcttatttttaatgtcaCTTTTACGCATGATTGTTACCATTACcatttttttgagcattttgCTCATGAAAAATAAGTTGatgctaacttaaaaaattcttgttgaAGGACTCTTTATTCCgctgttattattttaaatatatttttacatgcattttctttGCATATACCAAATTACATCGAAAAATATTATTGACCAGATAGTTAAATCAATTtagcacttttggtacctaatttctgtttttccaatttttttaagcGGATTTCCcgtctcatttttttttaatagggtTAGACTAAcgttttttgttgtgttttttttttagaaacatatatacacatagtatatttttggaaagaagaaaaaataagcttgttttttgtgttacttttatgtatggttgtcttaccttttttttgagtattttgctcataaaaaataggtttatttattttatttatttattcagtcatcaataattattatttacaaatttgttgAAATCATGCACAGTAAAAACAGTTCATGGTAAGAATTTATCTATAATACATACTCTAATTACTGACGGAGAGAGGCAGACAAAGACCCCTCTTTTCTGACAACATTTGCAATAATAGCTGCGCCAGCTAAATTAAAAAGCGTGAGTAAACTGTTGTATTAAATACTACATTTAAAACAGTTGAGTGATGGTGCGTTTACTGTGGTAGTTAATAAAGAATTGATCGAATCAATTccaattattttataatgctGTAAAAGGTCCATACGCGTGCAGCGTTTTTCAAGGGTAGTCAAATTGGGCCGTGTTAAACGTTCCTCGTATTTTAGGTGACTTTTTGACTTAATCCATTTTGTGGATCgatgttgaatttttttgattgtaaaacctttttttgattgtaaaaccttataaaaattgaaaatagtcTGGAAAAAACTCATTAACCGATGTTACCTCAAATCGTCATCTTGCCCCGTATGCGGGGCAAGATGACGATTTTAAGATAAGTTAATTCCATGATACCATTACTGTCTTAAATATCACGGTATCATAAAttctagtttataaaataagtaatataaatagtggtgtaatttttaataaaaattaagtttatatatttatatagggCTATGTCAAAAAACCTGCTAATCAGTTCATAGTAAATtccaaaacaacaaaataaaacaaatgtcaaacaaaatattttaatgcacaataaaacaaTGTAATAATTGCTAAGCTACACAAGAGTAGCATATAGTACAAGTAAATTTGCGTTCAACATATTGCCCACAAGTTAAATGACACCAGTGTTCACAAGATTTACACATATCCCAGTCATCATCAAGCAATGGAACATTAGGATCACCATAGATAATTTCACAATACCAACATGAAATTTCTTCAGTTTTGTCaactatttttgaaacttgatttttggatttttttttcgcTCTTTTTTTGGCTTTGTCATTTTTCTTTCTATCGTTAGTTACAGCTGTTTTTTTAAGCTGGCCCTTCTTTTCTCTAACagctttctttattttttgattcatcatttttcttttttctcgaGTGCAGCTAATTGAACTGCAGCTTTAAAAGGGGAACTTGTTGCCACTTCTGCTCGCTTAAATTTTCGTTTACGGCTAGCACTATTTGTAACCCTACAAGTAATAGGATAAGGTCGAATGTTCTCAGGTAATACAGTTTTTCGCACATCGTTTAACTCTATTTGGGTTCTATCAACATTTGCATCTGCATTTGACTGAATGCATTTTGGTTCAGTGTTAACAGTTGGCAATGATAAagagttgttgttgttaaatgATATGGTCAATGCTGATGTAACTGCATTAAGTTTCACCTTTGATGTTGACTGTTGCTGGCGATCTTCAACTACTGGAACAaaatattacagaaaaaattatataacatatgtcataaaaatcatcataaaattatttaggttAATTTTACGTTATTTCATATTCTATTATTTAGCATAATTGTCCAATATTATAGATAAGCTGAAGTTATTagcttatttaaattataaattatcaggtaaaaatttgtagataaaaaaaaacaaagacaaacatttttaaacttttagttttaagaaacaaataaaaaaacgaactgtctaaataatatataatttacatactTATTCCTGATTGATTATTTGATATAATCTGATTTTTTGGTATTGGGCTATCAATGGTCAATGATGGTGCAAAGTCAGTTAAAGAAAAGATCTGCGGATTGAAGGGCCAGATTCCAGTTTCTTCAAATCCTTTTCTTGCAATGCCAGTTGTTGCTGATCGGTCATACGCATGTCTTACAAGAGCAGGAATCTGTGCTTCAGTGATTGGTCTACCTGGGTGATTTACCATCCAGTTATCACAAGCTTGACTGTAGTAAGTTTTAAATGGTGAAAAGAAGGTAACATCTAGAGGTTGCATCATATGGGTGGCATGTGGTGGCAATGTTAGCATTACAATTGAATGTTTTCTGCAGTATTCAATGGCTGAAAAACTTATGTGTGAGTTATGGTTATCCACAATTAACAGAACAGGATCAGCAATAGTTGGTTTTGTGTGATAAGCTAAGTGCTTTAAATAATCTACAAAAATTTCCTGCATCATCCAACCAGAGTTATGGGCAAAGCCAACTGAATCAAGTGGAGAATTGTCCAGAAAATCATGCCGCATTCTTTTTCGTGGAAAAATAAAAGCTGGAGGTATGTAAGTTCCAGCAGCATTTATGCTACAAACTATGGTTACAGTTTTTCCTCTTTCAGCAGAAACAACTTTGCCCACTCTTTTAATGCCTTTGACTGAAAATACTTTTGGGATTTTTGTTGGTACAATGGGTAACCTACTTTCATCAGCATCGAAGATTCTTGAAGGTAAAAATTTATGCGTTCTCAAGAGATCTTgaagtaaatcaaaaaatattgcaaccTGTGGGGAGTTAAAACCTTGAATTCTACCCAAAGACGTCATTTCAGGAGTTCGTAATGAAATATTGTTGTGGCGTTTCAAAAATCCACTTAATCTGTCAAAACCAGCAATTTTTAATTCCCTGTTAAAATTATgttgaacattattattatgttcCGCAAATTCAA containing:
- the LOC136090715 gene encoding uncharacterized protein LOC136090715: MVHVFACYLFILTVPLYTIVLFVVIKMVRNYIRTTSRGANGNWTMQNMTQAIEACNSNACSKNQAAVNFGVPEATLRRYLKKSSDQFPISNGRFRPIFSMEMEKLLAEYLIELSKRFFGMTKVQLRKFAFEFAEHNNNVQHNFNRELKIAGFDRLSGFLKRHNNISLRTPEMTSLGRIQGFNSPQVAIFFDLLQDLLRTHKFLPSRIFDADESRLPIVPTKIPKVFSVKGIKRVGKVVSAERGKTVTIVCSINAAGTYIPPAFIFPRKRMRHDFLDNSPLDSVGFAHNSGWMMQEIFVDYLKHLAYHTKPTIADPVLLIVDNHNSHISFSAIEYCRKHSIVMLTLPPHATHMMQPLDVTFFSPFKTYYSQACDNWMVNHPGRPITEAQIPALVRHAYDRSATTGIARKGFEETGIWPFNPQIFSLTDFAPSLTIDSPIPKNQIISNNQSGIIVEDRQQQSTSKVKLNAVTSALTISFNNNNSLSLPTVNTEPKCIQSNADANVDRTQIELNDVRKTVLPENIRPYPITCRVTNSASRKRKFKRAEVATSSPFKAAVQLAALEKKEK